A genomic stretch from Oncorhynchus gorbuscha isolate QuinsamMale2020 ecotype Even-year linkage group LG20, OgorEven_v1.0, whole genome shotgun sequence includes:
- the LOC124007442 gene encoding V-set and immunoglobulin domain-containing protein 1-like, whose product MYSTLKMVLLLGMMGCGHLITVTVPQKFENVTKGESALLQCTFVTTEQKTSDLIIQWNFVSKTSMVPQQVYYSQSGEGVISKPYEGRLKPPSSPASTNNASITISNMKVADAGAYTCEVRNFPDVSGKTEATIIVNILEMPSVPFCAVHGDVESGHLVTLTCHSEQGSPTPSYSWTRLDQDKTNKPVLGYTDPKIGSLYIRNISQFEFGEYQCSASNDVGSATCTVELNHELGDGAIAGAVIGALLGALLIILIVLYMTHSMKKQKYKDIKETEMQAKPKSSTTVAYEGVPTMGSSHQAFVTSEGVPMATHSHVHADADGEEAEA is encoded by the exons ATGTACTCCACACTGAAAATGGTGCTGCTGCTCGGCATGATGG GTTGTGGGCATTTAATCACAGTGACGGTTCCCCAGAAGTTTGAGAATGTGACAAAGGGTGAAAGTGCTCTTCTCCAGTGCACCTTTGTTACCACTGAGCAGAAAACCAGTGACCTCATCATCCAGTGGAATTTTGTTTCCAAAACCTCCATGGTGCCACAGCAG GTGTATTACTCTCAGTCAGGAGAGGGCGTGATTTCCAAACCATATGAAGGCAGGTTGAAGCCTCCCAGCTCTCCAGCTTCTACCAACAATGCCTCAATAACAATAAGCAACATGAAAGTGGCCGATGCAGGGGCCTACACCTGCGAAGTCCGCAACTTCCCTGATGTCAGTGGGAAGACTGAGGCAACTATCATTGTCAACATTCTTG AGATGCCCTCTGTGCCGTTCTGTGCTGTCCATGGTGATGTGGAGTCTGGTCACCTGGTTACCCTCACCTGCCACAGTGAGCAGGGAAGCCCCACCCCCTCCTATAGCTGGACAAGACTGGACCAGGACAAGACCAATAAACCTGTGCTGGGGTACACCG aTCCGAAAATAGGATCCTTGTATATTAGAAACATATCCCAGTTTGAGTTTGGAGAGTACCAGTGCAGTGCCTCTAATGATGTGGGATCTGCCACTTGCACTGTGGAGCTCAATCATG AGCTAGGTGATGGGGCCATTGCTGGTGCAGTCATTGGAGCACTTCTTGGAGCTCTCCTAATCATCCTTATTGTCTTGTACATGACACACTCCATGAAGAAGCAGAAATACAAGGATATCAAGGAAACAGAGATGCA ggCCAAACCTAAGAGTTCGACCACGGTGGCGTATGAAGGCGTCCCTACCATGGGGAGTAGCCACCAGGCCTTTGTAACCTCCGAGGGGGTTCCCATGGCAACACACAGCCATGTCCATGCTGACGCTGATGGAGAAGAGGCAGAGGCTTAG
- the LOC124007489 gene encoding probable G-protein coupled receptor 34, with the protein MRHLGDNSSGLDVNGTSCEVHDSILSPALPILYSIICFFGLVSNIMTIFVFFLRKHSDSSMAVYMNHLAMADFLLVMCLPLRVYYHNSPGPFYLCKVLGVFFYVNMYASILFLSLISLDRYLKIIKPVWVLRIHKVRWSHRASFSVWAGLVLAMSLFSPRKDKERPCDRICFHFHNKGLLGGVANLTVVAFFYAIFLLFICFYARITTKLRNMSLGNRDPKAQQRKSRVILKTFVVPVIFTLCFLPYHLVRVPYVLAQMDVIQALGSKQILHILNELTLLLSALNSCLDPIIYYLMSCTYRRTILFALQGQFKTMYAVNRRRISINRSITEI; encoded by the coding sequence ATGAGGCACCTAGGAGACAACTCCAGTGGGCTTGATGTGAACGGCACCTCCTGTGAGGTCCATGACAGCATCCTCTCTCCTGCCTTACCAATTCTCTACTCAATAATCTGCTTCTTCGGCCTGGTCAGCAACATCATGACCATATTTGTGTTCTTCCTGAGGAAACACTCTGACTCGTCCATGGCTGTGTACATGAACCACCTGGCCATGGCTGACTTCCTGCTGGTGATGTGTCTTCCCCTGCGGGTCTACTACCACAACAGCCCGGGTCCCTTTTACCTCTGCAAGGTACTGGGCGTCTTCTTCTACGTCAACATGTATGCCAGCATCCTGTTCCTCAGCCTGATCAGTCTGGATCGCTACCTGAAGATCATCAAGCCTGTGTGGGTCCTGAGAATCCACAAGGTGCGGTGGAGCCACCGGGCGTCCTTCTCCGTGTGGGCAGGTCTTGTCCTGGCCATGTCTCTTTTTTCCCCAAGGAAAGACAAGGAGCGCCCCTGTGATAGGATCTGCTTCCACTTCCACAACAAAGGACTCCTGGGGGGCGTGGCCAACCTCACCGTGGTGGCCTTCTTTTAtgctatcttcctcctctttatCTGCTTCTATGCTCGGATAACCACCAAGCTGAGAAACATGTCTTTAGGCAACCGGGACCCCAAGGCTCAGCAGAGGAAGAGCAGGGTGATCCTGAAGACCTTTGTGGTGCCGGTAATCTTCACACTCTGCTTCCTGCCATACCACCTGGTGAGAGTGCCCTACGTGCTGGCCCAAATGGATGTGATCCAGGCCCTGGGCAGTAAGCAGATTCTCCACATCCTCAACGAGCTCACTCTGCTCCTGTCTGCCCTCAACAGCTGTCTGGACCCCATCATCTACTACTTAATGTCCTGTACCTACAGGAGGACCATCCTCTTTGCCCTGCAGGGGCAGTTCAAGACCATGTACGCTGTTAACCGCAGACGCATCAGTATTAACCGATCTATTACAGAGATATAG